One Phycisphaera mikurensis NBRC 102666 DNA window includes the following coding sequences:
- a CDS encoding phosphoribosylaminoimidazolecarboxamide formyltransferase codes for MPHATDLKYGTNPNQTPARLVQPDGQPLGIVNGSPSMINLLDGLRGWQLVRELKAATGRAAAASFKHVSPAGVAVDAGELDAGFKAGFFYDDPAGGWSPIARAYAMARSSDRVASFGDFIAVSEPVDAALAAVIKPEVSDGIIAPGYEPEAQAVLAAKKGGRYVMLRMDAAYEPPASESRTEFGITLEQARNGVRIAADTFATVPTQRGALTDAERQALLVATITLKHTQSNSIALASGGQAIGIGAGQQSRIACTRIACDKADRWMLKTHPKTLGLRFAEGMARSEKVNAADGFVRWHGLSAAERAGLRGALAEGFEPITDDERAAHLAELGREHGIVLSSDAFIPFRDNLDRAAASGVTAVAQAGGSARDADVVAAANEHQMAMAMTGIRLFLH; via the coding sequence ATGCCCCACGCGACCGACCTCAAGTACGGAACCAACCCGAACCAGACGCCGGCTCGGCTGGTCCAGCCGGACGGGCAGCCGCTCGGGATCGTCAACGGCTCGCCGTCCATGATCAACCTGCTCGACGGGCTGCGTGGCTGGCAGCTGGTGCGGGAGCTGAAGGCGGCGACGGGCCGCGCGGCGGCGGCGAGCTTCAAGCACGTCTCGCCGGCGGGCGTGGCGGTGGACGCGGGCGAGCTGGACGCGGGGTTCAAAGCCGGCTTCTTCTACGACGACCCCGCGGGCGGCTGGTCCCCCATCGCCCGGGCGTACGCGATGGCCCGGTCCTCGGATCGCGTCGCCAGCTTCGGCGACTTCATCGCGGTGAGCGAGCCGGTCGACGCGGCGCTCGCCGCCGTCATCAAGCCCGAGGTCAGCGATGGCATCATCGCGCCCGGCTACGAGCCGGAGGCGCAGGCGGTCCTGGCCGCCAAGAAGGGCGGGCGGTACGTGATGCTGCGGATGGACGCGGCCTACGAGCCGCCGGCGAGCGAGTCGCGGACCGAGTTCGGGATCACGCTGGAGCAGGCGCGCAACGGCGTCCGGATCGCGGCGGACACGTTCGCGACGGTGCCGACGCAGCGGGGCGCGCTGACCGACGCCGAGCGGCAGGCCCTGCTGGTCGCGACGATCACGCTCAAGCACACGCAGAGCAACTCGATCGCGCTCGCCAGCGGCGGCCAAGCCATCGGCATCGGGGCCGGCCAGCAGAGCCGCATCGCCTGCACCCGCATCGCCTGCGACAAGGCGGACCGCTGGATGCTCAAGACGCACCCCAAGACGCTGGGCCTCCGCTTCGCCGAGGGGATGGCCAGGAGCGAGAAGGTCAACGCCGCGGACGGCTTCGTCCGGTGGCACGGGCTCAGCGCGGCCGAGCGGGCCGGGCTGCGGGGGGCGCTGGCGGAAGGCTTCGAGCCCATCACCGACGACGAGCGGGCGGCGCACCTCGCGGAGCTGGGCCGCGAACACGGGATCGTGCTCTCCTCCGACGCCTTCATCCCGTTCCGCGACAATCTCGATCGGGCCGCGGCGTCCGGCGTCACGGCCGTCGCCCAGGCCGGCGGCTCGGCTCGCGACGCCGACGTCGTCGCCGCCGCGAACGAGCACCAGATGGCGATGGCGATGACGGGGATCCGCCTGTTTCTGCACTGA
- a CDS encoding AEC family transporter, protein MVSGLGAAVGPLLPVVIVVATGAGLARLGLLPPEVRRGVEKLVYFVLLPALLVDKLSSASLVGIGGDVARMGAALGSATLAVAGLVLLLSRVAGVPERSRGTLAQAGIRGNLAFVGLPVVALAAGGDPGPAARAALVLGPMVVLYNVVSVPLLIGVDRSGGPAAAARRVARPLATNPILLACVGGLALAAMPALPGPAARSVALLGQPAGPLALLCLGAAITAFPVRTRLRHAALAIAFKSVAIPAFAVGAGVALGLRGDDLRSVAIFASAPTAVASYVLTTQLGGDEELAAAAIAATTVFSVVPLTLAMSI, encoded by the coding sequence GTGGTGAGCGGGCTCGGGGCGGCGGTCGGGCCGCTGCTCCCGGTGGTGATCGTGGTCGCCACGGGCGCGGGGCTGGCGCGGCTCGGGCTGCTGCCGCCGGAGGTCCGGCGCGGGGTGGAGAAGCTTGTCTACTTCGTGCTGCTGCCCGCCTTGCTCGTCGACAAGCTTTCGTCGGCCTCGCTGGTCGGGATCGGCGGCGACGTTGCACGCATGGGAGCCGCGCTCGGCTCCGCCACCCTCGCCGTGGCGGGGCTGGTGCTGCTGCTCAGCCGGGTCGCGGGCGTGCCCGAACGCTCGCGGGGGACGCTGGCGCAAGCCGGCATCCGCGGAAACCTCGCCTTCGTCGGCCTCCCGGTGGTCGCGCTGGCGGCGGGCGGCGACCCCGGGCCGGCCGCCCGCGCAGCGCTGGTGCTCGGCCCGATGGTCGTGCTCTACAACGTCGTCAGCGTGCCGCTGCTGATCGGCGTCGATCGCTCGGGCGGGCCCGCCGCCGCGGCGCGGCGGGTCGCACGGCCGCTCGCCACCAACCCGATCCTGCTCGCCTGCGTCGGCGGCCTCGCGCTCGCCGCGATGCCCGCCCTGCCCGGTCCCGCCGCCCGCAGCGTCGCCCTGCTCGGCCAGCCCGCCGGCCCGCTCGCGCTCCTGTGCCTGGGCGCCGCCATCACCGCCTTCCCCGTCCGCACCCGGCTCCGCCACGCCGCGCTCGCCATCGCCTTCAAGAGCGTCGCGATCCCCGCCTTCGCCGTGGGCGCCGGCGTCGCGCTGGGCCTCCGCGGCGACGACCTGCGGAGCGTCGCCATCTTCGCTTCCGCCCCCACGGCGGTCGCGAGCTACGTGCTGACGACGCAGCTCGGCGGCGACGAGGAGCTCGCCGCCGCCGCCATCGCCGCGACGACCGTCTTCTCCGTCGTCCCGCTCACGCTGGCGATGAGCATCTAG
- a CDS encoding HAD hydrolase family protein: MRYRLLGLDLDGTLLQPDHSVAAEEREAIAAAQAAGCIVVPCTGRAWHESAGPLRHVAGLDLGVFVTGCLVQRLTDGGVVHQKALTPRLAGELIEHLRDLPEAVLAFQVRHAVGHDFLVTGDGELTANTAWWFDHTASRLRHLRHPGAADLGECVRVGVVSTRGRLRERLAGLAEAFGDRITAHSFPGVEREGESDPVEILEVFPAGVSKWTGIRMIADAHGIDDAEIAFVGDQINDLPALRAAGLSVAMGNAVPAAVAAADRQTARHTEHGVAEAIHRMLAGAW, translated from the coding sequence TTGCGCTACCGGCTCCTCGGCCTCGACCTCGACGGCACCCTGCTCCAGCCCGACCACTCGGTCGCGGCCGAGGAGCGGGAGGCGATCGCCGCGGCGCAAGCCGCGGGCTGCATCGTCGTGCCCTGCACGGGCCGGGCGTGGCACGAGTCGGCGGGGCCGCTGCGGCACGTGGCGGGGCTGGACCTGGGCGTCTTCGTCACCGGCTGCCTCGTGCAGCGGCTCACCGACGGCGGGGTCGTGCACCAGAAAGCGCTGACGCCGCGGCTCGCCGGCGAGCTGATCGAGCACCTCCGCGACCTGCCCGAGGCGGTGCTCGCGTTCCAGGTCCGCCACGCCGTCGGCCACGACTTCCTGGTGACCGGCGACGGCGAGCTGACCGCCAACACCGCGTGGTGGTTCGATCACACCGCGTCGCGGCTGCGGCACCTCCGCCACCCCGGCGCCGCCGACCTGGGCGAGTGCGTCCGCGTCGGCGTGGTCAGCACCCGCGGGCGCCTCCGCGAGCGGCTGGCGGGCCTGGCGGAGGCCTTCGGCGACCGGATCACCGCCCACAGCTTCCCCGGCGTCGAGCGGGAGGGCGAGAGCGACCCGGTCGAGATCCTCGAGGTCTTCCCCGCCGGCGTCTCGAAGTGGACCGGCATCCGGATGATCGCGGACGCTCACGGCATCGACGACGCGGAGATCGCCTTCGTGGGCGATCAGATCAACGACCTGCCGGCGCTGCGGGCGGCCGGCCTCTCCGTCGCCATGGGCAACGCGGTGCCCGCGGCGGTGGCGGCCGCCGATCGGCAGACGGCGAGGCACACCGAGCACGGCGTGGCGGAGGCCATCCACCGCATGCTCGCGGGGGCGTGGTGA
- a CDS encoding DNA polymerase III subunit — MPPDPAAENATAAPATLGQPAAAAQLASMLASGRPHHGLIFEGPAGVGKFRSAIGLAWVLLCLDPPTPASACGVCGSCRRLAGEPEDAGERHPDLHVVTKELSRFSDDASTRNRKLTSIPVEVLREHLIEPAHRSPQMGPRKVFVLDEAELLNPAGQNVLLKTLEEPPPETFLILVTSSADRLLPTVRSRCQRVGFHPLPEAVVEAWVRDHAGDLDAPTRGWVTRFADGSIGRAGLALDRGLTGWAETLGPLLAAAAAGRAVPDLADAANDAIKGFAESWVKENPQGSKEAANRRAAALLAHLLAREARDALAAAARGCPADDPIANERRVAAPLRAIEAIDRYQERLDGSVNLSLATAELALGYAAAWRG, encoded by the coding sequence GTGCCCCCGGACCCCGCCGCCGAGAACGCCACCGCCGCGCCGGCGACCCTGGGGCAGCCCGCGGCCGCGGCCCAGCTCGCGTCGATGCTCGCCTCCGGACGGCCGCACCACGGCCTGATCTTCGAGGGGCCGGCCGGCGTCGGGAAGTTCCGCTCGGCGATCGGGCTCGCCTGGGTCCTGCTGTGCCTCGACCCGCCGACCCCCGCCTCCGCCTGCGGCGTCTGCGGCAGCTGCCGCCGGCTCGCCGGCGAGCCCGAGGACGCCGGCGAGCGGCACCCCGACCTGCACGTCGTGACCAAGGAGCTGTCCCGCTTCTCCGACGACGCCTCCACCCGGAACCGCAAGCTCACGAGCATCCCCGTGGAGGTGCTGCGGGAGCATCTCATCGAGCCCGCTCACCGCAGCCCGCAGATGGGCCCCCGGAAGGTCTTCGTGCTCGACGAGGCGGAGCTGCTCAACCCCGCCGGCCAGAACGTGCTGCTCAAGACGCTGGAGGAGCCGCCACCGGAGACCTTCCTGATTCTCGTCACCTCCAGCGCGGACCGGCTGCTGCCGACCGTGCGCAGCCGCTGCCAGCGGGTGGGATTCCACCCGCTGCCCGAGGCGGTGGTGGAGGCGTGGGTGCGGGACCACGCGGGGGACCTGGACGCACCCACCCGCGGCTGGGTGACCCGCTTCGCCGACGGGAGCATCGGCCGGGCCGGGCTGGCGCTGGACCGCGGCTTGACCGGCTGGGCCGAGACGCTGGGCCCGCTGCTCGCCGCCGCGGCCGCCGGGCGGGCCGTGCCGGACCTCGCCGACGCGGCGAACGACGCAATCAAGGGCTTCGCGGAGTCGTGGGTGAAGGAGAACCCGCAGGGCAGCAAGGAAGCCGCCAACCGCCGCGCCGCCGCCCTGCTCGCGCACCTGCTCGCCCGCGAAGCCCGCGACGCGCTCGCCGCCGCCGCCCGCGGCTGCCCCGCCGACGACCCGATCGCCAACGAGCGAAGGGTGGCCGCCCCGCTGCGGGCGATCGAGGCGATCGACCGGTACCAGGAGCGGCTCGACGGGAGCGTGAACCTTTCGCTGGCGACGGCGGAGCTTGCGTTGGGCTACGCCGCCGCCTGGCGCGGATGA
- a CDS encoding tetratricopeptide repeat protein — MADPDPQPDAAAAGVAAPAVDSPPWSQLWQVPALLLGLGLFAMGLWAVRPESVPNDIDAVLDDADRLILSAGVEDLDEAAEQLARASAAFTPGGTTDEQRGRYWQYSGDLVYLQEARGGDEADTGGANHALILADYERAEEKGRRLDLRSLRWRALTLVDLGRSDDALAAVDAFGPEAGRQRLEVLRELVRRREDAAGSAAEAAGDPVLGTLLTRYREEVAGLRDPADRRAEQRWLAATRARRLLAAGAFAPAVDYLSREVMQLRSAAGGGSGGEPELTLLLADAYRGLGNPTQAQRLYLEAQRRLDAADPLSGDTLLGLAALAEAEAADARERGAEADAGALARAAGLYAQVDAAFPEGPRSLAARLGAARVSAWRDPPTESLNAWRDAVRTLVDGTSPTDPRRDAAADELAAATDRALEAGRFDDALDLLEATAPLFGRGVPAALLLRQAETRERLAERRMAEGEAAAGAARAQAFRDAAAGFAAAATAFREHSSRLGTIDPEAASISLWRAARGFDRAERWTEAIASYDAYLRNAPDGTTRMEARHHLGLAHLASGEAEAAIDALGKLIDEHPTSRWSFASLVPLAQAELAAGRQEAALTTLRRTLEDNPAITPESPVYRDALITLGRTLYLRAREDPRLYPDAIARLEEAEQRFGEEERGVEVRYLLADALRRSIASLDREAVGTPPGEAEAQRPAAERLAVAAERARRLRRAGRLFATVRHTLEARAEETLTPLLRLCRRNAWFYEADCAYLAGDYAAAVPLYREAAERWSGDPAALVAQVQIVNAHCELGEFAAAGVANRRALLLLGRLDDAAFDSPDLPMDRRHWQDWLRWSSELDRFASATAAVEP; from the coding sequence ATGGCCGATCCCGACCCCCAGCCCGACGCCGCCGCGGCCGGCGTCGCCGCGCCCGCCGTCGACTCGCCGCCGTGGTCCCAGCTCTGGCAGGTGCCGGCGCTGCTGCTGGGCCTGGGCCTCTTCGCCATGGGCCTCTGGGCGGTCCGCCCCGAGAGCGTTCCGAACGACATCGACGCGGTGCTCGACGACGCCGACCGGCTGATCCTCTCCGCCGGCGTGGAGGACCTCGACGAGGCGGCCGAGCAACTCGCCCGCGCCTCGGCGGCGTTCACCCCCGGCGGCACCACGGATGAGCAACGCGGCCGGTACTGGCAGTACAGCGGCGACCTCGTGTACCTGCAGGAGGCCCGCGGCGGCGACGAGGCGGACACCGGCGGAGCGAACCACGCGCTCATCCTCGCCGACTACGAGCGAGCCGAGGAGAAGGGCCGCCGGCTCGACCTCCGCAGCCTGCGGTGGCGGGCGTTGACGCTCGTCGACCTGGGCCGCAGCGACGACGCCCTGGCCGCGGTCGACGCCTTCGGCCCCGAGGCCGGCCGGCAGCGGCTGGAGGTGCTCCGGGAGCTGGTGCGTCGGCGGGAGGACGCCGCGGGCTCCGCGGCCGAGGCCGCGGGCGATCCCGTGCTCGGCACGCTGCTCACCCGCTACCGCGAGGAGGTCGCGGGCCTTCGAGACCCCGCGGACCGCCGGGCCGAGCAGCGCTGGCTGGCGGCCACGCGTGCCCGGCGGCTGCTCGCGGCCGGCGCCTTCGCGCCCGCGGTGGACTACCTCAGCCGCGAGGTGATGCAGCTGCGGTCCGCCGCCGGCGGGGGTTCGGGAGGCGAGCCGGAGCTGACCCTGCTGCTCGCCGACGCGTACCGCGGGCTCGGCAACCCGACGCAGGCGCAGAGGCTGTACCTGGAGGCGCAGCGCCGCCTCGACGCCGCCGATCCGCTCTCCGGCGACACCCTGCTCGGCCTCGCCGCCCTCGCCGAAGCCGAGGCGGCGGACGCCCGGGAGCGCGGCGCGGAGGCCGACGCGGGCGCACTGGCCAGGGCCGCCGGGCTGTACGCCCAGGTGGACGCCGCTTTCCCGGAGGGGCCCCGCTCGCTCGCCGCCCGCCTGGGCGCCGCCCGGGTGTCGGCGTGGCGGGATCCGCCCACGGAGTCGCTGAACGCCTGGCGCGACGCGGTGCGGACGCTCGTCGACGGGACCTCGCCCACCGACCCGCGGCGTGACGCCGCGGCCGACGAGCTGGCCGCGGCGACCGACCGTGCGCTGGAGGCGGGACGCTTCGACGACGCCCTCGACCTGCTCGAGGCCACCGCGCCGCTGTTCGGCCGCGGCGTGCCCGCGGCGTTGCTCCTCCGCCAGGCCGAAACGCGGGAGCGGCTGGCCGAGCGGAGGATGGCCGAGGGGGAGGCCGCCGCCGGCGCGGCCCGCGCCCAGGCCTTCCGCGACGCCGCGGCGGGCTTCGCCGCCGCCGCCACGGCCTTCCGCGAGCACTCCAGCCGCCTCGGAACGATCGACCCCGAGGCCGCTTCGATCTCGCTGTGGCGTGCCGCCCGCGGCTTCGACCGGGCCGAGCGATGGACCGAGGCCATCGCGTCGTACGACGCCTACCTCCGCAACGCCCCCGACGGCACCACGCGGATGGAGGCCCGCCACCACCTCGGCCTCGCCCACCTCGCCAGCGGCGAGGCCGAGGCCGCCATCGACGCCCTCGGAAAGCTCATCGACGAGCACCCGACCAGCCGCTGGTCCTTCGCGTCGCTCGTGCCGCTCGCCCAAGCCGAGCTCGCCGCCGGGCGGCAGGAGGCGGCGCTGACCACGCTCCGCCGCACGCTGGAGGACAACCCCGCCATCACGCCGGAGTCGCCGGTGTACCGGGACGCGCTGATCACCCTCGGCCGCACGCTGTACCTGCGGGCCCGCGAGGACCCGCGGCTCTACCCCGACGCCATCGCCCGCCTCGAGGAGGCCGAGCAGCGCTTCGGCGAGGAAGAGCGGGGCGTGGAGGTCCGCTACCTCCTGGCCGACGCGCTCCGCCGCTCCATCGCCTCGCTCGACCGCGAGGCCGTCGGCACGCCCCCGGGCGAGGCCGAGGCCCAGCGGCCCGCCGCCGAGCGTCTGGCCGTCGCCGCCGAGCGGGCGCGACGCCTCCGCCGGGCCGGCCGCCTCTTCGCCACCGTGCGGCACACGCTCGAGGCCCGCGCGGAGGAGACGCTGACCCCGCTTCTGCGCCTCTGCCGCCGCAACGCCTGGTTCTACGAAGCCGACTGCGCCTACCTCGCCGGCGACTACGCGGCGGCCGTCCCGCTGTACCGCGAGGCCGCCGAGCGCTGGAGCGGCGACCCCGCCGCGCTCGTCGCCCAGGTCCAGATCGTCAACGCCCACTGCGAGCTCGGCGAGTTCGCCGCCGCCGGCGTCGCCAACCGGCGCGCCCTGCTCCTGCTGGGCCGTCTCGACGACGCCGCCTTCGACAGCCCCGACCTGCCCATGGACCGGCGGCACTGGCAGGACTGGCTGCGCTGGAGCAGCGAGCTGGACCGCTTCGCCTCCGCGACCGCCGCGGTGGAGCCCTAG
- a CDS encoding ABC1 kinase family protein, protein MSLALSPSNLKVYRDILGLVWRHGNREALDAIGIGKLVEKVRDDDAPGPDDLAKDLEKLGPTYIKIGQILSTQLNVLPPPYMEAMARLQDHVEPLPPETIHKLIEEAFGKPASEVFAEFDDEPLGSASISQVHRAVTHAGELVAVKIQRPRAKQQIARDFDALAHVAETIDGMTHTRYELQVMLDHTRGQLELELDFNKEAANLQRMGELLEDTPEIRVPRAYLDLSSERVLTMEFIAGDSVADAKERLRAGEREKRGRLEAVGVRAGPVGAGVAVTGDALAVDGPELAQIIFKKYLEHILVEGFFHGDPHPGNVLLDGENRLVLLDLGMVGRVDPRMRERLLQLVLGIVDGRGEQVADVALQIGTARKGCDQASFKRQISGLVLAKHEDRIDGLRIGEVVLEIARLCGEERVSLPPVLTTIGKTLLNLDQLGQSLDPRFDPSATIRAHTWPLVVMATSKALAPTDLIAQGLGVKRFLEVMPARLDRLLENLSREDRGIKIDAIDENRLIAGFEKIANRISHGVMVASFFVAGALIMNVRHPGPMLLELPLLSWLMFAAGLLGLAFLLGATAFLTDRKKDEG, encoded by the coding sequence ATGTCCCTCGCCCTCTCCCCCTCCAACCTCAAGGTCTACCGCGACATCCTCGGCCTCGTCTGGCGGCACGGCAACCGCGAGGCGCTCGACGCCATCGGCATCGGCAAGCTCGTCGAGAAGGTCCGCGACGACGACGCGCCCGGGCCCGACGACCTCGCGAAGGACCTGGAGAAGCTCGGTCCGACCTACATCAAGATCGGGCAGATCCTCTCCACGCAGCTCAACGTGCTGCCGCCGCCGTACATGGAGGCGATGGCCCGGCTGCAGGACCACGTGGAGCCGCTGCCGCCGGAGACGATCCACAAGCTCATCGAGGAGGCGTTCGGCAAGCCGGCGAGCGAGGTGTTCGCGGAGTTCGACGACGAGCCGCTGGGCTCGGCGTCGATCAGCCAGGTGCACCGCGCGGTGACGCACGCCGGCGAGCTGGTGGCGGTGAAGATCCAGCGCCCCCGGGCGAAGCAGCAGATCGCCCGGGACTTCGACGCGCTCGCGCACGTCGCCGAGACGATCGACGGGATGACGCACACCCGGTACGAGCTGCAGGTGATGCTCGACCACACGCGCGGCCAGCTGGAGCTGGAGCTGGACTTCAACAAGGAGGCGGCGAACCTCCAGCGGATGGGCGAGCTGCTCGAGGACACGCCCGAGATCCGGGTGCCCCGGGCGTACCTCGATCTCTCGAGCGAGCGGGTGCTGACGATGGAGTTCATCGCCGGCGACTCGGTGGCCGACGCGAAGGAGCGGCTCCGCGCCGGCGAGCGGGAGAAGCGTGGCCGGCTCGAGGCGGTGGGGGTGCGGGCAGGCCCGGTCGGAGCGGGCGTCGCGGTGACCGGCGACGCGTTGGCCGTGGACGGCCCCGAGCTTGCGCAGATCATCTTCAAGAAGTACCTCGAGCACATCCTCGTCGAGGGCTTCTTCCACGGCGACCCGCACCCGGGCAACGTGCTGCTCGACGGGGAGAACCGCCTGGTCCTGCTCGACCTGGGCATGGTCGGCCGCGTGGATCCGCGGATGCGGGAGCGGCTGCTGCAGCTGGTGCTCGGCATCGTCGACGGCCGCGGCGAGCAGGTCGCCGACGTCGCCCTGCAGATCGGCACCGCGCGGAAGGGCTGCGATCAGGCTTCCTTCAAGCGGCAGATCTCCGGGCTCGTGCTCGCGAAGCACGAGGATCGCATCGACGGCCTCCGCATCGGCGAGGTCGTGCTCGAGATCGCCCGGCTCTGCGGGGAGGAGCGGGTGTCGCTCCCGCCGGTGCTGACGACGATCGGCAAGACGCTGCTGAATCTCGACCAGCTCGGCCAGAGCCTCGACCCGAGGTTCGATCCCTCCGCCACCATCCGCGCCCACACCTGGCCGCTGGTGGTGATGGCGACCTCGAAGGCGCTGGCGCCGACGGACCTCATCGCGCAGGGCCTCGGCGTGAAGCGCTTCCTGGAGGTGATGCCTGCGCGGCTCGACCGCCTGCTGGAGAACCTCTCCCGCGAGGACCGCGGCATCAAGATCGACGCGATCGACGAGAACCGCCTGATCGCCGGCTTCGAGAAGATCGCCAACCGCATCTCCCACGGCGTCATGGTGGCGAGCTTCTTCGTCGCCGGCGCGCTGATCATGAACGTCCGCCACCCCGGCCCGATGCTCCTGGAGCTGCCCCTGCTCTCGTGGCTCATGTTCGCCGCGGGCCTGCTCGGCCTCGCCTTCCTGCTCGGCGCGACGGCCTTCCTGACCGACCGGAAGAAAGACGAGGGGTAG
- the aroC gene encoding chorismate synthase encodes MAGSTFGTLFRVTTAGESHGPGNVVIVDGCPAGLPLSVDDLVPDLLRRRPGQSRIVSPRNEADEPEILSGVFEGRATGTPIAILIRNQDQRSRDYGDIAQKYRPGHADYTFDAKYGFRDFRGGGRSSARETTARVAAGAIARKLLTLACGVRVLGMVDRVGDVVADLGDPADRTLEEVEANPVRCPDPAAAERMEHRIKEVRKSQDSIGGSATLVATGVPAGWGEPVFDKLRADLGKAMFSLPAVMGVEFGQGFGVATARGSEHSDTFSSDGPRGIHTLTNRHGGMLGGISSGMPIVLRCAVKPTSSIPQDRPTVDRAGNPTTLATRGRHDPCLLPRFVPMAEAMVLLVLADAWLRQRAVGGVDAIRLEEASEEAEK; translated from the coding sequence ATGGCAGGAAGCACCTTTGGAACGCTGTTCCGCGTGACCACCGCGGGTGAATCCCACGGCCCCGGCAACGTGGTGATCGTCGACGGCTGCCCCGCGGGGCTGCCGCTGTCGGTGGATGACCTCGTGCCGGACCTGCTGCGGCGCCGGCCGGGGCAGTCTCGGATCGTCTCCCCTCGGAACGAAGCCGACGAGCCGGAGATCCTCTCGGGGGTGTTCGAGGGACGAGCCACCGGCACGCCCATCGCGATCCTGATCCGCAACCAGGACCAGCGCAGCCGCGACTACGGCGACATCGCCCAGAAGTACCGCCCCGGCCACGCGGACTACACCTTCGACGCGAAGTACGGCTTCCGCGACTTCCGCGGCGGCGGCCGCAGCTCCGCCCGCGAGACGACGGCGCGGGTCGCCGCGGGAGCGATCGCCCGCAAGCTGCTGACGCTCGCCTGCGGCGTCCGCGTCCTGGGCATGGTCGACCGCGTCGGCGACGTCGTGGCCGACTTGGGAGATCCCGCGGACCGGACGCTCGAAGAGGTCGAGGCCAACCCGGTCCGCTGCCCCGATCCGGCCGCCGCCGAGCGGATGGAGCACCGCATCAAGGAGGTGCGGAAGAGCCAGGACTCCATCGGCGGCTCCGCCACCCTCGTCGCCACCGGCGTGCCCGCGGGTTGGGGCGAGCCGGTGTTCGACAAGCTGCGGGCCGACCTCGGCAAGGCGATGTTCTCGCTGCCCGCGGTGATGGGCGTGGAGTTCGGCCAGGGCTTCGGCGTCGCCACCGCCCGCGGATCGGAGCATTCCGACACGTTTTCGAGCGACGGTCCGCGGGGCATCCACACGCTCACCAACCGGCACGGCGGCATGCTCGGCGGCATCTCCAGCGGCATGCCGATCGTGCTCCGCTGCGCCGTCAAGCCCACCAGCTCGATCCCCCAGGACCGCCCCACCGTCGACCGCGCCGGCAACCCCACCACCCTGGCCACCCGCGGCCGCCACGACCCCTGCCTCCTCCCGCGCTTCGTCCCGATGGCCGAGGCGATGGTGTTGTTGGTGCTGGCGGATGCCTGGTTGCGGCAGCGGGCGGTGGGCGGGGTCGACGCGATACGCCTCGAAGAAGCGAGCGAAGAAGCGGAGAAGTGA
- a CDS encoding PEGA domain-containing protein — protein sequence MPQTRFKMGAAERLLSLALVGGAWSASSGCGTDRFVTIQSEPSGALVHLNDQEVGRTPVTVPFTYYGVYDVRLRADGFEPLWTEHRAVAPFWEFPPLDLIGEAVGADVDLHWSFALEPSPDAGDASTDALLGRARALRQRAMHDR from the coding sequence ATGCCGCAGACGAGATTCAAGATGGGGGCTGCGGAGCGGCTGCTGTCGCTCGCGCTCGTGGGCGGGGCGTGGTCCGCCTCGTCGGGCTGCGGGACCGACCGCTTCGTCACGATCCAGAGCGAGCCCAGCGGGGCGTTGGTCCACCTCAACGACCAGGAGGTGGGGCGGACGCCGGTGACCGTCCCGTTCACCTACTACGGCGTGTACGACGTGCGGCTGCGGGCCGACGGCTTCGAGCCGCTCTGGACGGAACACCGGGCGGTCGCGCCCTTCTGGGAGTTCCCGCCGCTGGACCTGATCGGAGAGGCGGTGGGGGCGGACGTCGACCTGCACTGGAGCTTCGCTCTGGAGCCGAGCCCCGACGCGGGCGACGCCTCGACCGACGCCCTGCTCGGGCGGGCGCGGGCGCTGCGGCAGCGGGCGATGCACGATCGCTGA